In Fretibacterium sp. OH1220_COT-178, the sequence TCAAAGGCTTCGACAAAATATCCATCGGCCAAAACGAGGTAGGTTATAATGGGATTCAAGCTCAATCCGCCGCATAGCGCGAAAGGAGAAACCCACTTTGAACAAATGGAAAAACTTCGTTCCCGGCCTGTTCCTCTCCATCGCCATCGCCGCACTCGCATGGTTTTGCGGCCGCAGGCTGCCCGTCGTCGGCGCCCCGGTTTTCGGCATCCTCTTCGGGATGCTGGTCGCCCTGTGCGGCAGCTTTCCCGTCCTGAAAGAGGGGACGCGCTTCGCCTCCAAAAGGCTGCTTCAGCTCTCCGTCATCCTGCTGGGCTTCGAGATGAACATGAGGAACGTCCTGGCGGTCGGGAGCGAGTCGCTGATGGTCATGGCCTTTACCCTGACGGCGGCGTTCCTCTCCGCCTGGGCCATGCAGAGGGTCCTTCGGCTCGATTCCGTCACCGCCACCCTGATCGGTGTAGGCACCGCGATCTGCGGCGGCTCGGCGATAGCGGCCACGGCCCCCGTGATCGACGCGAAGGACAAGGACATCGCCCACTCCATATCCACCATCTTCCTCTTCAACATCGTGGCGGTCTTCGCCTTTCCCGCGTTCGGACACCTCCTGCAGATGAGCGACCAGGGCTTCGGCATTTGGGCCGGAACGGCGGTCAACGACACCTCCTCCGTTCTCGCGGCGGGGTACGCCTACAGCGATGCGGCCGGGAAACTCGCGACGATCGTCAAGCTGACGCGCACCCTCATGATCATCCCCATCACCTTCGGACTCTCCCTCTACGTCGCCCGCACCCGGAAGGGCACCGCGAACTTCAGCCTCGCCAAGGCCTTCCCCTGGTTCGTCCTGGGATTCGTGGCGGCCTCGCTTCTCCACACGGCGGGGATCGTGAGTCCCGACATCTCCCGTGCCCTGACGCTCTCCGGAAAGTTCCTCATCGTCGCCGCCATGGCCGCCATCGGGCTCAACACCCATCTGGGCAAGCTCCTGGCCAACGGACTGAAACCCATCCTCATGGGCCTGGTCTGCTGGATCAGCCTGGCCGCGACCTCCCTGATCGTCCAGCACTTTCTGAGATTGCTATAGAAAATCCCAGCGACAAAAGTCCCCCGGAAGGAGCTCCTTCCGGGGGACTTTCGCCGCCTTAAAAATTTTTTCTGCGTCTACAGCCCTGCGGCCTTGCGAAGGGCGTCGGCGCGATCCGTCCTCTCCCAGCCCGGCAAGGTGGGAAGGTCGATCCGCCCCATGTGCCCGTAAGCGGCCAACGCCTTGTACTGGGGCTTGCGCAGATCGAGATCGCGGATGATCGCCGCCGGACGAAAATCGAAATGGGAGCGCAGCAGCTCCACGATCTTCTCGTCCCCGATCCTGCCCGTCCCGAAGGTGTTCACGTTCAGGGACACCGGCTCGGCAACGCCGATGGCGTAGGCCACCTGAATCTGGCACTCGTCGGCGATCCCCGCGGCCACGATGTTCTTCGCGGCATAGCGCGTCATGTAGGCTCCGCTGCGGT encodes:
- a CDS encoding YeiH family protein, which produces MNKWKNFVPGLFLSIAIAALAWFCGRRLPVVGAPVFGILFGMLVALCGSFPVLKEGTRFASKRLLQLSVILLGFEMNMRNVLAVGSESLMVMAFTLTAAFLSAWAMQRVLRLDSVTATLIGVGTAICGGSAIAATAPVIDAKDKDIAHSISTIFLFNIVAVFAFPAFGHLLQMSDQGFGIWAGTAVNDTSSVLAAGYAYSDAAGKLATIVKLTRTLMIIPITFGLSLYVARTRKGTANFSLAKAFPWFVLGFVAASLLHTAGIVSPDISRALTLSGKFLIVAAMAAIGLNTHLGKLLANGLKPILMGLVCWISLAATSLIVQHFLRLL